In the Dioscorea cayenensis subsp. rotundata cultivar TDr96_F1 chromosome 12, TDr96_F1_v2_PseudoChromosome.rev07_lg8_w22 25.fasta, whole genome shotgun sequence genome, one interval contains:
- the LOC120273381 gene encoding receptor-like protein EIX2 isoform X1 has protein sequence MGVVTRMNNIPESLPHLNFTSLTFMDIGFNMFDYTSIPEWLFRIPNLRHLSMTNCGLTGTIPSSVGNATSLQFLALSGNEGISGDMPRGFGNFCNLLSLHLGGTFVGKSLEEDFRDAFSGCIRRNLNVLSFGGSSLKGPLPDWLGEFRNLTSLSLSGNSFSSSIPTSIGRLSRLQHLDLDDNVLNGSIPESLGRLSGLQFLALGFNALDGSIPESLGRLSELQYLDLSNNALTSSIPESLGRLLRLQYLYLVKNALNGPIPESLFQLSNLEDLDLSDNNFNYSSVITGAHLANLTNLKYLSFNQLVLNISTDWIPGFQALQINLSYCHCGPKFPVWLNNQVNLNYLDISNTGIKDSIPDWFWNITGTMTILDLSNNEINGRLPQRLKFQTDGYNNVGIFLRSNHFEGSVPYFSPNVGALDLSNNLISGIIPSNLGNFDGRTPHLSSLSLSSNNLTGIIPDSLCNLVGLWLLELSNNHLEGAIPNCWNNLTGLQYFILANNSLVGEVPGSLINSSQSLEVLHLSNNQLHGEFPSFLKKCTSMTTLALDHNNLSGEIPSWVGKTMTSLMILTLKENNFIGNLPFLSNLTSLHFLDISHNSFVGFIPQSYGSLMGMINVSMNGGANFPSNTREGLIIKILVYTKGTELQFGVTLSSIKFIDLSANNLSGQIPKEIVNLVGLQNLDLSCNNLSGEIPIDIGRMQSLESLDLSRNELIGSIPPSLSTLHFLGSLNLSYNNLSGKIPYASQLTTFNDPSIYAGNLNLCGAPLSKNCTSEESRSNSHVDDQEDDDDNDNPTIWFGIGLMSGFVVGFLIVLITLLFKNEWRYAYFRFMDHMYDMMYVKIVITINKIKRALFVMS, from the exons ATGGGAGTAGTTACAAG GATGAACAACATCCCTGAGTCTCTCCCACATCTCAACTTCACCTCCCTTACCTTCATGGATATCGGGTTCAATATGTTCGACTACACTAGCATCCCCGAATGGCTCTTCAGAATACCCAACCTACGTCATCTCAGCATGACAAACTGTGGGTTGACTGGTACCATCCCTTCCTCTGTTGGAAATGCAACCTCTCTTCAATTTCTGGCCTTGTCTGGCAATGAAGGAATTTCTGGTGATATGCCGAGAGGATTTGGCAACTTCTGCAATCTTTTGTCGCTCCACTTGGGTGGTACTTTTGTGGGGAAGAGCTTGGAGGAGGATTTCAGAGATGCATTCTCTGGATGTATTAGGCGAAATTTGAATGTGCTTTCATTTGGAGGTAGCTCGCTAAAAGGTCCTTTGCCAGATTGGTTGGGTGAATTCAGAAATctcacctctctctctctttctggTAATTCCTTCAGCAGCTCCATTCCAACATCTATAGGGAGATTGTCACGGCTACAACATTTGGACCTTGATGATAATGTACTAAATGGCTCGATCCCTGAATCCCTGGGAAGACTCTCAGGATTGCAATTTTTGGCTCTTGGCTTCAATGCATTAGATGGCTCAATCCCTGAATCTTTGGGAAGACTCTCAGAATTGCAATATTTGGATCTTAGCAATAATGCTTTAACTAGCTCCATTCCTGAATCCTTGGGAAGACTCTTAAGATTGCAATATTTATATCTTGTGAAGAATGCACTAAATGGGCCCATCCCGGAGAGTCTCTTTCAACTATCAAACCTAGAAGATTTGGATCTTAGTGACAACAACTTTAACTACTCATCTGTTATCACTGGAGCTCATTTGGCCAACCTCACCAATCTCAAGTACTTGTCATTTAATCAGTTGGTTCTTAATATAAGCACCGACTGGATTCCAGGGTTTCAAGCTCTTCAGATAAACTTGTCTTATTGTCACTGTGGACCAAAATTTCCGGTTTGGCTCAATAACCAAGTAAATCTTAATTATTTGGACATATCTAATACTGGAATCAAGGACTCAATTCCTGATTGGTTCTGGAACATCACTGGAACTATGACTATCTTAGATCTAAGCAACAATGAGATCAACGGAAGGCTGCCTCAACGCTTGAAATTCCAAACCGATGGATATAATAATGTTGGGATATTCCTCAGGTCTAATCACTTTGAGGGATCTGTTCCTTATTTTTCTCCTAATGTCGGTGCATTAGACTTATCCAATAACTTAATTTCAGGAATCATTCCCTCCAATCTTGGAAACTTTGATGGAAGAACACCTCATCTCAGTTCCCTCTCTTTATCTTCAAACAACTTAACTGGTATTATTCCTGACTCTCTTTGTAATTTGGTGGGTCTTTGGTTATTGGAACTCTCCAACAATCACTTGGAAGGGGCTATCCCGAATTGCTGGAACAATTTGACGGGCTTACAATACTTCATCTTGGCAAACAATTCACTAGTAGGTGAGGTCCCTGGTTCTCTTATAAATTCATCCCAATCTTTAGAAGTGTTGCATTTAAGTAACAACCAACTGCATGGGGAGTTTCCATCATTCTTGAAAAAGTGCACTTCCATGACCACTCTTGCTCTTGACCACAATAACTTATCAGGCGAGATTCCAAGTTGGGTGGGAAAAACCATGACTTCATTGATGATCCTAAccttgaaagaaaataatttcatagGTAATTTGCCTTTTTTATCTAATCTCACATCACTTCATTTCCTGGATATTTCCCACAACTCATTTGTAGGGTTCATACCGCAATCGTATGGTAGCCTCATGGGCATGATAAATGTTAGTATGAATGGTGGAGCAAATTTTCCTTCTAATACACGGGAAGGGCTTATAATTAAGATCCTTGTTTATACAAAAGGAACAGAACTTCAATTTGGAGTCACTCTTTCATCTATCAAATTCATAGACCTCTCTGCAAATAATCTATCAGGCCAAATCCCAAAAGAAATAGTAAATCTAGTTGGATTGCAAAACTTGGATTTATCATGTAACAATCTGTCAGGTGAGATCCCCATAGATATTGGTCGAATGCAATCATTGGAATCTCTCGATCTCTCAAGAAATGAGCTCATTGGGTCAATTCCTCCAAGCCTCTCTACATTACATTTTCTAGGAAGCTTGAATCTTTCATACAACAACTTGTCTGGAAAAATCCCATATGCTAGCCAATTGACCACTTTCAATGATCCATCCATTTATGCTGGTAATCTTAATCTATGTGGAGCTCCTCTAAGTAAAAATTGCACAAGTGAAGAATCACGATCAAATAGCCATGTTGATGATCAAGAAGacgatgatgataatgataatcCAACTATTTGGTTTGGCATTGGCTTGATGTCTGGGTTTGTGGTTGGATTTTTGATAGTGTTGATAACACTGCTGTTCAAAAACGAATGGAGGTATGCATATTTCAGGTTTATGGACCACATGTATGACATGATgtatgtaaagatagtaatcaCCATAAACAAGATCAAGCGAGCTTTGTTTGTG
- the LOC120273381 gene encoding receptor-like protein EIX1 isoform X2 produces the protein MMPTITCTSTSNTTTRGCIKTERDALLAFKAQIIYHKAHPISSWGDHTDNCCQWAGVHCDNISGHVDRINLQPRRPPQYYDDYYYHYSYYTCNVRCSNYWGMGGKINIQALNSLQHLTYLDLSFNCFLNISIPKLLGSLETLVHLDLSYSCFTGVIPHELGNLTRLRYLNLATYGSSYKVDDAEWLSGLSSLRYLFMDYVNFSGVNNIMQSFNKLPHLKNVSLVDCRMNNIPESLPHLNFTSLTFMDIGFNMFDYTSIPEWLFRIPNLRHLSMTNCGLTGTIPSSVGNATSLQFLALSGNEGISGDMPRGFGNFCNLLSLHLGGTFVGKSLEEDFRDAFSGCIRRNLNVLSFGGSSLKGPLPDWLGEFRNLTSLSLSGNSFSSSIPTSIGRLSRLQHLDLDDNVLNGSIPESLGRLSGLQFLALGFNALDGSIPESLGRLSELQYLDLSNNALTSSIPESLGRLLRLQYLYLVKNALNGPIPESLFQLSNLEDLDLSDNNFNYSSVITGAHLANLTNLKYLSFNQLVLNISTDWIPGFQALQINLSYCHCGPKFPVWLNNQVNLNYLDISNTGIKDSIPDWFWNITGTMTILDLSNNEINGRLPQRLKFQTDGYNNVGIFLRNHSLQSWKL, from the exons ATGATGCCCACCATCACTTGTACAAGTACTAGTAATACTACCACGAGGGGCTGCATCAAGACCGAACGAGACGCCCTGCTCGCATTCAAAGCCCAAATCATATATCACAAGGCTCATCCCATCTCATCTTGGGGTGATCACACTGACAACTGCTGTCAATGGGCAGGCGTGCACTGTGACAACATTTCTGGCCATGTCGACCGCATCAACCTGCAACCCAGGCGACCACCACAATattatgatgattattattatcattattcttATTATACATGTAATGTTAGGTGCAGTAACTACTGGGGCATGGGTGGTAAAATCAATATTCAGGCTCTTAATAGCCTTCAGCACCTGACATACCTTGATCTTAGCTTCAATTGCTTTCTCAATATCTCCATCCCAAAGTTGTTGGGTTCTTTGGAGACTCTGGTTCATCTCGATCTCAGCTACTCGTGCTTCACTGGTGTCATACCTCATGAGCTGGGTAATCTCACCAGGTTGCGTTACCTCAACCTAGCAACTTATGGGAGTAGTTACAAGGTTGATGATGCTGAGTGGCTATCTGGCCTATCTTCTCTCAGATATCTCTTTATGGATTATGTTAACTTCTCTGGCGTGAACAACATCAtgcaatcattcaacaagctaCCCCATTTAAAAAATGTTTCGCTGGTTGACTGCAGGATGAACAACATCCCTGAGTCTCTCCCACATCTCAACTTCACCTCCCTTACCTTCATGGATATCGGGTTCAATATGTTCGACTACACTAGCATCCCCGAATGGCTCTTCAGAATACCCAACCTACGTCATCTCAGCATGACAAACTGTGGGTTGACTGGTACCATCCCTTCCTCTGTTGGAAATGCAACCTCTCTTCAATTTCTGGCCTTGTCTGGCAATGAAGGAATTTCTGGTGATATGCCGAGAGGATTTGGCAACTTCTGCAATCTTTTGTCGCTCCACTTGGGTGGTACTTTTGTGGGGAAGAGCTTGGAGGAGGATTTCAGAGATGCATTCTCTGGATGTATTAGGCGAAATTTGAATGTGCTTTCATTTGGAGGTAGCTCGCTAAAAGGTCCTTTGCCAGATTGGTTGGGTGAATTCAGAAATctcacctctctctctctttctggTAATTCCTTCAGCAGCTCCATTCCAACATCTATAGGGAGATTGTCACGGCTACAACATTTGGACCTTGATGATAATGTACTAAATGGCTCGATCCCTGAATCCCTGGGAAGACTCTCAGGATTGCAATTTTTGGCTCTTGGCTTCAATGCATTAGATGGCTCAATCCCTGAATCTTTGGGAAGACTCTCAGAATTGCAATATTTGGATCTTAGCAATAATGCTTTAACTAGCTCCATTCCTGAATCCTTGGGAAGACTCTTAAGATTGCAATATTTATATCTTGTGAAGAATGCACTAAATGGGCCCATCCCGGAGAGTCTCTTTCAACTATCAAACCTAGAAGATTTGGATCTTAGTGACAACAACTTTAACTACTCATCTGTTATCACTGGAGCTCATTTGGCCAACCTCACCAATCTCAAGTACTTGTCATTTAATCAGTTGGTTCTTAATATAAGCACCGACTGGATTCCAGGGTTTCAAGCTCTTCAGATAAACTTGTCTTATTGTCACTGTGGACCAAAATTTCCGGTTTGGCTCAATAACCAAGTAAATCTTAATTATTTGGACATATCTAATACTGGAATCAAGGACTCAATTCCTGATTGGTTCTGGAACATCACTGGAACTATGACTATCTTAGATCTAAGCAACAATGAGATCAACGGAAGGCTGCCTCAACGCTTGAAATTCCAAACCGATGGATATAATAATGTTGGGATATTCCTCAG GAATCATTCCCTCCAATCTTGGAAACTTTGA